In Malania oleifera isolate guangnan ecotype guangnan chromosome 8, ASM2987363v1, whole genome shotgun sequence, a single window of DNA contains:
- the LOC131161343 gene encoding metal transporter Nramp2, protein MSVQSKEEEAKEEDGRNEEAHRLLSSSPSSGDDDDEVAYEAREKILIVDFGSGEALDGGDLSATPPFSWKKLWLFTGPGFLMSIAFLDPGNLEGDLQAGAIAGYSLLWLLMWATIMGLLIQLLSARVGVVTGRHLAELCREEYPSWARITLWFMAELALIGADIQEVIGSAIAIQILSNGVLPLWAGVVITASDCFIFLFLENYGVRKLEAVFAVLIATMALSFAWMFGDTKPSGKELLTGVLVPKLSSKTIRQAVGVVGCVIMPHNVFLHSALVQSRKIDSQNKGRVQEALNYYSIESSVALLISFMINLFVTTVFAKGFYGTKQASSIGLVNAGQYLQEKYGGGLPILYIWGIGLLAAGQSSTITGTYAGQFIMGGFLNLRLKKWLRALITRSFAIVPTIIVALIFNTSEATLDVLNEWLNVLQSIQIPFALIPLLTLVSNEQVMGIFRIGPILERVAWTVAALVIVINGYLLLDFFFSEVNGLLFGSVVCISTAAYVAFIIYLISRCDVLPSPWFSLMLSKTFACGEN, encoded by the exons ATGAGCGTTCAAtccaaagaagaagaagcaaaagaagaagatggcCGAAACGAAGAAGCCCACCGTCTGTTGTCCTCATCTCCGTCGAGCGGCGACGACGACGACGAGGTAGCGTATGAAGCGAGGGAAAAGATCCTGATCGTCGATTTCGGATCCGGCGAAGCCCTTGACGGCGGCGATCTCTCCGCCACGCCGCCCTTCTCGTGGAAGAAGCTGTGGCTGTTCACGGGCCCGGGGTTCTTGATGAGCATAGCTTTTCTCGATCCGGGAAATCTCGAGGGCGATCTTCAGGCGGGAGCGATTGCGGGATACTCGCTTCTGTGGCTGTTGATGTGGGCAACGATTATGGGTCTGTTGATTCAGTTGTTGTCGGCGCGTGTGGGGGTGGTGACGGGCCGGCACCTGGCGGAGCTGTGCAGGGAGGAGTACCCGTCGTGGGCAAGGATTACGCTTTGGTTCATGGCGGAATTGGCTTTGATTGGTGCTGATATCCAGGAGGTGATCGGTAGTGCCATTGCCATTCAGATTCTCAGTAATGGGGTTTTGCCCCTGTGGGCTGGAGTTGTTATCACAGCTTCTGATTG TTTCATCTTCTTATTTCTTGAGAACTATGGAGTGAGGAAATTAGAAGCTGTTTTTGCAGTTCTAATCGCCACTATGGCACTGTCGTTTGCATGGATGTTTGGGGACACCAAGCCCAGTGGAAAAGAACTTCTAACAG GTGTTTTGGTTCCGAAACTTAGCTCAAAAACAATTCGGCAGGCTGTGGGAGTTGTGGGTTGTGTTATAATGCCTCACAATGTATTTTTGCATTCTGCTCTGGTACAGTCGAGGAAGATTGACTCCCAAAACAAAGGTCGGGTCCAGGAGGCACTCAACTACTATTCCATTGAGTCGTCAGTTGCCTTGCTCATCTCCTTCATGATCAATTTGTTTGTTACAACTGTTTTTGCGAAGGGATTCTATGGCACTAAACAAGCCAGCAGTATAGGACTAGTTAATGCAGGGCAGTATCTTCAGGAAAAGTATGGAGGAGGACTCCCAATCCTTTATATCTGGGGCATTGGGCTATTGGCAGCTGGACAGAGTAGCACAATAACTGGGACTTATGCTGGGCAGTTTATTATGGGAGGTTTTCTCAATCTTCGTTTGAAGAAATGGCTGCGGGCATTGATCACTCGAAGTTTTGCTATTGTGCCAACTATAATTGTAGCTTTAATTTTTAATACATCTGAAGCTACATTGGATGTTTTAAATGAATGGCTTAATGTGCTTCAGTCAATTCAGATACCATTTGCGCTCATTCCTCTTCTTACTTTGGTGTCTAATGAGCAGGTCATGGGAATCTTTAGGATTGGGCCTATTCTTGAG CGGGTGGCATGGACGGTAGCTGCTCTTGTAATCGTGATCAATGGGTATCTTCTGCTGGATTTCTTTTTTTCGGAAGTTAATGGATTGCTCTTTGGTTCTGTGGTCTGCATTAGCACAGCTGCATATGTAGCATTTATTATTTATCTCATCTCACGTTGCGACGTCCTCCCTTCCCCTTGGTTTAGCCTAATGCTCAGCAAGACATTTGCCTGTGGCGAGAATTAA